A single window of Vigna radiata var. radiata cultivar VC1973A chromosome 4, Vradiata_ver6, whole genome shotgun sequence DNA harbors:
- the LOC106759030 gene encoding uncharacterized protein LOC106759030, which produces MPTFPRKKRVTDPFDNQARARLIGHWNFNSTSTQCSGDSLSLSNLVHGFLEEDTNSEDKVFDDSDCDRVDSVKGSDDIASDAARVAISLYNADSYQNLLIAHVSEAVEKFAILKEQNARLFHQKVAVFLRDRRHNAMVCETTPDTCGGNHEFIDVVQSGSTTWRYFVDLDFRTQFEIARPTQRFSEVLAAVPCIFVGCAEELKRIVFTVCEALRHCFRNKGLPIPPWRKNLYMQNKWFGPCRRSADPVRMAVNGVSCRLVGFDNTVFETGSGVLFGQDDPSRSVY; this is translated from the coding sequence ATGCCCACTTTCCCAAGAAAGAAACGAGTCACTGATCCCTTCGACAACCAGGCTCGAGCCCGACTCATCGGTCACTGGAATTTTAACTCCACCAGTACCCAATGTTCCGGCGACTCTCTCTCCCTGTCTAATCTCGTCCACGGTTTCCTAGAAGAAGACACTAATAGCGAGGATAAAGTCTTTGATGACTCCGACTGTGACCGAGTTGACTCAGTTAAAGGCTCAGACGATATCGCGAGTGACGCAGCCAGGGTCGCAATCTCACTCTACAATGCTGACTCTTACCAGAACTTACTTATCGCGCATGTTTCTGAGGCTGTTGAGAAGTTTGCGATTCTGAAGGAGCAAAACGCAAGGCTCTTCCATCAGAAGGTGGCAGTGTTTCTCCGGGACAGGCGGCACAACGCTATGGTATGCGAGACCACGCCGGACACATGTGGTGGGAACCACGAGTTCATCGACGTGGTTCAATCTGGAAGCACCACGTGGCGGTACTTCGTGGACCTTGACTTCCGCACACAGTTTGAGATCGCTCGGCCTACGCAAAGGTTCTCGGAGGTACTGGCTGCCGTTCCCTGCATCTTTGTTGGATGCGCCGAGGAGCTGAAGCGCATAGTTTTCACGGTGTGTGAGGCGTTGAGACACTGTTTTAGGAACAAGGGTCTTCCAATTCCACCCTGGAGGAAGAACCTGTACATGCAGAATAAGTGGTTTGGTCCGTGTCGCAGATCCGCAGACCCGGTTCGGATGGCTGTGAACGGCGTTAGTTGCAGGTTGGTGGGGTTCGACAACACAGTCTTTGAAACTGGCAGTGGTGTGCTGTTCGGACAAGATGATCCAAGTAGAAGTGTTTATTAg